From one Agathobaculum sp. NTUH-O15-33 genomic stretch:
- the tilS gene encoding tRNA lysidine(34) synthetase TilS, whose translation MLKQVADTIARYGMLEPGGEVLVALSGGADSVALLRALLALGYRARAFHLNHCLRGDEAERDEDFVRTLCASLGVPLAVRRADIRTAAAERGESIETAARHLRYQMLAEDARGARIATAHTADDNVETVLFHLTRGTGPKGLGGIPPVRGAIVRPLLETGRAEIESYLASLGQPFVTDSTNFSVDYTRNRIRHEVVPVLRDINPALCAAVSRLTALARQDEIYLEKLAGEALKTARRPGGFCVKTLLKADGAVCSRALRLLLAEAGVPPRQTAQRHIALLEGLLRADDPSAALDLPGGYRAYRIYDTVAVQKAEEAPRFDEIPLSVPFHGPVGPSGTWLTLDRQEKNSAFYNSFNTFCVDCGKINFETLSVRARKAGDRLRLTDGGGSRTLKKLMIDRRIPREERDRLAVVADRDGVIAVEGLGMDCSRRPLGGDSIEIRFERI comes from the coding sequence ATGCTGAAACAAGTAGCGGATACGATCGCGCGGTACGGCATGTTAGAGCCCGGCGGCGAGGTGCTCGTCGCTCTATCCGGCGGAGCGGATTCGGTGGCGCTGCTGCGCGCCTTGCTCGCTTTGGGCTATCGGGCGCGGGCGTTTCACTTGAATCACTGCCTGCGCGGGGACGAAGCCGAGCGGGATGAGGACTTTGTCAGAACCCTGTGCGCTTCCCTCGGCGTGCCGCTTGCGGTCCGCCGCGCGGATATCCGCACAGCCGCCGCGGAGCGGGGCGAAAGCATCGAGACCGCCGCGCGGCACCTGCGCTATCAAATGCTGGCGGAGGACGCGCGGGGCGCGCGTATCGCGACAGCCCACACGGCGGACGATAACGTGGAGACCGTGCTGTTTCATTTAACGCGCGGCACCGGCCCCAAGGGCCTCGGCGGTATTCCGCCCGTGCGCGGCGCGATCGTGCGTCCGCTTCTGGAAACAGGCAGGGCGGAGATCGAAAGCTACCTTGCCTCCCTTGGCCAGCCGTTTGTAACGGACAGCACCAATTTTTCCGTGGATTATACGAGAAACCGTATCCGGCACGAGGTCGTGCCCGTGCTGCGCGATATCAATCCCGCGCTCTGCGCGGCGGTCAGCCGGTTGACCGCGCTCGCGCGGCAGGACGAGATCTATTTGGAAAAGCTCGCGGGAGAAGCGCTGAAAACCGCGCGGCGGCCCGGCGGCTTTTGCGTGAAAACCCTGCTGAAAGCAGACGGCGCGGTGTGTTCGCGCGCGCTGCGCCTGCTGCTTGCGGAAGCGGGGGTGCCTCCGCGCCAGACCGCGCAGCGGCATATCGCGTTACTGGAGGGGCTGCTGCGCGCGGACGATCCCTCCGCCGCGCTCGATCTGCCGGGCGGCTATCGGGCGTATCGGATCTATGACACCGTTGCAGTGCAAAAGGCGGAAGAAGCGCCGCGTTTTGACGAAATTCCCCTTTCCGTTCCGTTTCATGGTCCGGTCGGCCCCTCCGGCACGTGGCTCACGCTTGATCGGCAAGAAAAAAATTCGGCTTTTTACAATTCATTCAATACTTTTTGCGTGGATTGTGGTAAAATAAACTTTGAAACCTTGTCCGTTCGCGCGCGTAAAGCGGGCGATCGCTTGCGTCTGACCGACGGAGGCGGCAGCCGGACGCTGAAAAAGCTGATGATCGACCGCCGCATTCCCCGTGAGGAACGCGACCGGCTGGCCGTAGTGGCCGACCGGGACGGCGTCATCGCGGTCGAAGGGCTGGGCATGGACTGTTCCCGCCGCCCATTGGGCGGCGATAGCATAGAAATAAGATTTGAGAGGATCTAA
- a CDS encoding phosphatase, whose protein sequence is MKIVADLHTHTSVSDHAYSSLREMAQGAQRAGLVAIGITNHGPAMEDGAHQWHFANLDIIPRQMEGVTVIRGVELNICAPDGHVDEMGGRGMHAVEFALASFHDDCYPPATRAKHTEALEAVLHNPQVNALGHPGNNKFPFDMEYIISRCNEYGKIVEINNNSLHIRPGSRENCAEIARLCKKYEVPVVVNSDSHIEFTVGRVDGALAMLEEIEFPEELVINSSVERLNAYFTGRGVHLF, encoded by the coding sequence ATGAAAATCGTCGCAGACCTGCACACACACACCAGCGTATCCGACCACGCCTACAGCTCGCTCCGCGAAATGGCGCAAGGCGCGCAGAGAGCCGGACTTGTCGCCATTGGTATCACCAACCACGGCCCCGCCATGGAGGACGGCGCGCATCAGTGGCACTTTGCCAATCTCGATATTATCCCCCGGCAGATGGAGGGCGTAACCGTGATCCGCGGCGTTGAACTGAATATTTGCGCGCCGGACGGCCATGTTGACGAAATGGGCGGCCGGGGCATGCACGCGGTCGAGTTCGCCCTCGCTTCGTTTCACGATGATTGCTACCCGCCCGCTACCCGCGCAAAGCACACCGAAGCGCTCGAAGCCGTGCTGCACAATCCGCAGGTGAACGCGCTTGGACATCCGGGCAACAACAAATTTCCGTTTGATATGGAATATATTATTTCCCGCTGCAACGAATATGGAAAAATTGTGGAGATCAATAACAATTCGCTGCACATTCGTCCGGGCAGCCGGGAAAACTGCGCCGAGATCGCGCGCCTGTGCAAGAAATACGAGGTGCCGGTCGTGGTCAACAGCGATTCACACATTGAATTCACCGTGGGCCGGGTGGACGGCGCGCTCGCCATGCTGGAGGAGATCGAATTTCCGGAGGAACTGGTGATCAATAGCAGCGTGGAGCGGCTGAACGCTTATTTTACGGGCCGGGGCGTCCATTTATTTTAA
- a CDS encoding ROK family protein, producing MRIGIDLGGTSVKVALCGEDGSLLRKQSCPTRTGDPDGLRADMKRLALALCAEHGIEPDRVTQIGLGVPGSLDKANCRLIFGTNLGMNEVGFAHAFEPEFSCPVGLDNDANCAALGETIAGAAQNAKDVVMITLGTGVGGGIVIDGKLYSGFNDIAGEIGHMVIHQGGEPCNCGRLGCLEAYASAMHFVNFAERALEAGRESSMMPYKGKLNAKMICDAVDEGDELAIELFEEYCRNLACGLSNVINIFQPECIVMGGGLAGYGEKLLAPLRRLTEHDTFRCEERNTKLVVAQLGNDAGLIGAAML from the coding sequence ATGAGAATTGGCATCGATCTGGGCGGCACAAGCGTAAAGGTGGCCCTTTGCGGCGAGGACGGCTCGCTGCTGCGCAAGCAGAGCTGCCCGACCCGTACCGGCGACCCAGACGGCCTGCGCGCTGATATGAAGCGGCTGGCGCTTGCCCTGTGCGCCGAACATGGCATAGAACCCGACCGGGTGACGCAGATCGGTCTGGGCGTGCCGGGTTCGCTCGATAAGGCAAACTGCCGTTTGATCTTCGGCACCAATCTCGGCATGAACGAGGTCGGTTTCGCGCACGCGTTCGAGCCGGAGTTTTCCTGCCCGGTGGGGCTGGATAACGACGCGAACTGCGCGGCGCTTGGCGAAACGATCGCGGGCGCGGCGCAAAACGCGAAGGATGTGGTCATGATCACGCTCGGCACAGGCGTGGGCGGCGGCATCGTGATAGACGGCAAGCTGTATTCCGGCTTCAACGACATCGCGGGCGAAATAGGCCATATGGTGATCCATCAGGGCGGCGAGCCGTGCAACTGCGGCCGTTTGGGGTGCTTGGAAGCATACGCCTCGGCGATGCATTTTGTAAATTTCGCCGAGCGGGCGCTGGAAGCCGGCCGCGAAAGCAGCATGATGCCGTACAAGGGAAAGCTCAACGCCAAAATGATCTGCGACGCGGTGGACGAGGGAGACGAGCTCGCGATCGAGCTGTTTGAGGAATACTGCCGCAATTTGGCGTGCGGCCTGTCCAACGTGATCAACATCTTCCAGCCGGAATGCATCGTGATGGGCGGCGGGCTGGCCGGTTACGGCGAAAAGCTGCTCGCGCCGTTGCGCCGTTTGACCGAGCACGACACCTTTCGCTGTGAAGAAAGAAACACTAAGCTCGTGGTCGCGCAGCTTGGCAACGACGCCGGCCTGATCGGCGCGGCCATGCTCTGA
- a CDS encoding DHH family phosphoesterase yields the protein MHKRIQRSLQPGQTLFLIIFLLFAVAGLLYSVPYGIAGIVICVLLRLISMKQRAEQKRRTQELMDNIQLNTDGTIHPSIIRSPLATVVALATTGEIIWSNDAFAELSGQLGGAVHMRMSELAPTFETRWLIEGKNQMPAELRIGKKSFEVYGCMVSGGAGQLMVLHFIDCTEFVHLRDEAETSRPAIAVIAIDNYEELMKNTTDSEKSAILAGIDKRLSSWTKDSSAILRKYDRDKYIFILENSDLANLTAKKFSVLQEVRDIQNHEGVVATLSIGIGKDGETLAESYRYAGLAIDMALSRGGDQAVIKNRYSFEFYGGLSEEMEKRTKVKSRVVAGALSQLIRDSSQVLIMGHCNSDMDAIGAASGMVCAAREKGKPVHIVVDREHTVASELIGHLESLPEYKDVFIDAERAMVLCDFNTLLIVVDVNRPGYVESQALLQSINKVAVIDHHRRAADYIENSVVNLHEPYASSASELVSELLQYLVPTTGILAGEAEAMLAGIYLDTKGFSARTGVRTFEAAAYLRRAGAEVSDVKHLFQSTFDQYMERQKLISSAQDCGQGVILAVSAEEIDRVAAAQAADELLSIIGTRASVVAFRSGPDMAVSARSAGQVNVQLLMERLGGGGNHAAAGAQLRGMAAEEASRVITEAIAGYLSDQQSEKSNDNN from the coding sequence TTGCATAAACGAATTCAACGGTCGCTGCAGCCCGGGCAGACGCTGTTTCTTATCATTTTTCTATTATTTGCGGTGGCCGGTCTGTTATACTCGGTGCCTTACGGCATTGCGGGTATCGTGATCTGCGTGCTGCTGCGTCTGATCTCCATGAAGCAGCGCGCCGAGCAAAAGCGGCGCACACAGGAACTGATGGATAATATCCAGCTGAATACGGATGGCACCATCCACCCGTCCATCATTCGTTCGCCGCTGGCGACGGTCGTCGCGCTGGCGACGACGGGCGAGATCATTTGGTCGAACGACGCGTTTGCCGAGCTTTCCGGACAGCTTGGCGGCGCGGTGCACATGCGCATGAGCGAGCTGGCCCCTACCTTTGAGACCCGCTGGCTGATTGAGGGCAAGAACCAAATGCCCGCCGAGCTGCGCATCGGCAAAAAAAGCTTTGAAGTATACGGCTGTATGGTTTCCGGCGGCGCGGGCCAGTTGATGGTGCTGCACTTTATCGACTGCACCGAGTTCGTGCACCTCCGCGACGAAGCCGAGACCAGCCGCCCCGCGATCGCCGTCATCGCGATCGACAACTACGAAGAACTGATGAAGAACACGACCGATTCTGAAAAATCGGCGATTTTGGCGGGCATCGACAAGCGGCTTTCCAGCTGGACAAAGGACAGCAGCGCGATCCTGCGCAAGTACGATCGGGATAAATATATCTTTATTCTGGAAAACAGCGATCTGGCCAACCTAACGGCCAAAAAGTTCTCTGTTTTGCAGGAGGTGCGCGATATCCAGAACCACGAGGGCGTCGTCGCCACGCTGTCGATCGGTATCGGCAAGGACGGCGAGACTCTGGCGGAAAGCTATCGCTACGCGGGTCTGGCGATCGATATGGCGCTGTCGCGCGGCGGCGATCAGGCGGTCATCAAAAACAGGTATTCCTTTGAGTTTTACGGCGGCCTGAGCGAAGAGATGGAAAAGCGCACCAAGGTCAAAAGCCGTGTGGTCGCGGGCGCGCTGAGCCAGCTCATCCGCGATTCCTCGCAGGTGCTCATCATGGGCCACTGTAATTCGGACATGGATGCCATCGGCGCGGCCTCCGGCATGGTGTGCGCGGCGCGCGAAAAAGGCAAGCCGGTGCATATCGTCGTTGACCGGGAGCATACGGTCGCGTCCGAACTGATCGGCCATCTGGAAAGCCTTCCCGAATATAAGGATGTATTCATCGACGCGGAACGCGCGATGGTGCTTTGCGATTTCAACACGCTTTTGATCGTGGTGGATGTGAACCGCCCCGGCTATGTGGAAAGTCAAGCGCTGCTGCAGTCGATCAACAAGGTCGCGGTGATCGATCATCATCGGCGCGCGGCGGATTATATCGAAAACAGTGTGGTCAATCTGCATGAGCCGTACGCCTCCTCGGCTTCCGAGCTGGTCAGCGAGCTATTGCAGTACTTAGTGCCGACCACCGGTATCCTCGCCGGCGAAGCCGAAGCAATGCTCGCGGGCATTTATCTGGATACCAAGGGCTTTTCCGCGCGCACGGGCGTGCGCACCTTTGAAGCCGCGGCTTATCTGCGCCGCGCCGGGGCGGAGGTGTCCGACGTCAAGCATCTGTTCCAATCCACCTTTGACCAGTATATGGAGCGGCAAAAGCTCATTTCCTCCGCGCAGGACTGCGGGCAGGGCGTTATTCTCGCGGTGAGCGCGGAAGAGATCGACCGCGTCGCGGCCGCGCAGGCGGCGGACGAGCTGCTTTCCATTATCGGCACGCGGGCAAGCGTTGTGGCGTTTCGCAGCGGGCCGGATATGGCGGTTTCCGCCCGTTCGGCGGGGCAGGTCAACGTACAGCTGCTGATGGAGCGGCTCGGCGGCGGCGGCAACCACGCGGCCGCGGGCGCGCAGCTGCGTGGAATGGCCGCGGAGGAAGCAAGCCGCGTGATTACCGAGGCGATCGCCGGCTATCTCAGCGATCAGCAGTCTGAAAAATCAAACGATAACAATTAA
- a CDS encoding C-GCAxxG-C-C family protein, with the protein METRMERAERLHKMGYNCAQSVVCAYCDAFDLDEETAFKMAEGFGSGMGLFEVCGALTGAFMLAGVMGSKGTAHPGETKGRTYQATRALGKAFQEKNGSYLCHELKGMTDGVVRRTCPGCIEDACRLIEEQLLENK; encoded by the coding sequence ATGGAAACCAGAATGGAGCGGGCCGAGCGCCTGCATAAGATGGGGTACAACTGTGCGCAGTCCGTTGTTTGCGCCTACTGTGACGCTTTCGATCTGGATGAGGAAACCGCCTTTAAAATGGCGGAGGGCTTTGGCTCCGGTATGGGCCTGTTTGAGGTATGCGGCGCGCTGACCGGCGCGTTCATGCTCGCGGGCGTGATGGGCAGCAAGGGCACCGCGCACCCGGGCGAGACCAAGGGCCGGACCTATCAGGCAACCCGTGCGCTCGGTAAGGCGTTTCAGGAGAAAAACGGCTCCTATCTCTGCCATGAGCTGAAAGGCATGACGGACGGCGTTGTTCGCCGCACCTGCCCCGGCTGTATCGAAGACGCATGCCGTCTGATCGAAGAACAGCTGCTGGAAAATAAGTAA
- the dnaB gene encoding replicative DNA helicase — MRQVPQDLSAEQSLIGSMLVDPSCIPEVIEQVRAEDFYAEENQRIFEVIYSMFNGAQRIDPVTVLDMLTRMGYYDEAGGRAYLFQLMEVTPNTRNVGEYLRIVRDKSLLRQLADAGAEIQQNAMEARGEASSIAELAEQRIYAIRQGREIKGLSRLSEVIADLYNELDERAKSDSDIPGLSTGFHALDTALTGLNKSDLILIAARPGMGKTAFALNIALNAAKAAVKGKPKGYKKGTGVCVFQLEMGKGQLASRFLSSEALIESQKLKTGNLTPDDWVKIARASSVLAGVDIYVDDNPAITVPEIKAKCRRLGDELGLIVIDYLQLMHSGGRHSDNRVQEVAEISRSLKIMAKELNVPVVCLSQLSRASEQRADKRPMLSDLRESGAIEQDADIVMFIYRDDYYDDESEMKNIAEILLAKNRHGATTTIELQWVGQYTTFSNPDRVHEA; from the coding sequence ATGCGGCAGGTGCCGCAGGATCTTTCGGCGGAGCAATCGCTGATCGGTTCGATGCTGGTCGACCCGAGCTGCATCCCTGAGGTGATCGAGCAGGTGCGCGCGGAGGACTTCTACGCGGAGGAAAACCAGCGCATTTTTGAAGTGATCTATTCCATGTTTAACGGCGCGCAGCGGATCGACCCGGTCACGGTGCTGGATATGCTGACGCGCATGGGCTACTATGACGAGGCGGGCGGCAGAGCGTATCTGTTCCAGTTGATGGAGGTAACGCCCAATACGCGCAATGTGGGCGAATACCTGCGCATCGTGCGCGACAAAAGCCTGCTGCGGCAGCTCGCGGACGCGGGCGCCGAGATCCAGCAGAACGCCATGGAGGCGCGGGGAGAAGCCTCTTCAATCGCCGAGCTGGCCGAGCAGCGCATTTACGCGATCCGTCAGGGGCGCGAGATCAAGGGCCTGTCCCGCCTCAGCGAGGTCATTGCCGACCTTTACAACGAGCTGGACGAGCGCGCCAAGTCGGACAGCGATATCCCCGGACTGTCGACCGGCTTCCACGCGCTGGACACCGCGCTGACCGGCCTGAACAAATCCGACCTTATTTTGATCGCGGCGCGTCCCGGCATGGGCAAGACCGCGTTTGCGCTGAATATCGCGCTCAACGCGGCCAAGGCGGCGGTCAAGGGCAAGCCGAAGGGCTACAAAAAGGGAACGGGCGTGTGTGTGTTCCAGCTCGAAATGGGCAAGGGGCAGCTCGCCAGCCGTTTTCTCTCCAGCGAAGCGCTGATCGAATCGCAGAAGCTGAAGACCGGCAACCTCACGCCGGATGATTGGGTCAAGATCGCGCGCGCTTCTTCGGTGCTCGCGGGCGTGGACATTTATGTGGATGATAATCCGGCCATCACCGTGCCTGAGATCAAGGCCAAGTGCCGCCGTCTGGGCGACGAGCTTGGGCTGATCGTGATCGACTATTTGCAGCTGATGCATTCGGGCGGCCGCCATTCGGATAACCGTGTGCAGGAGGTGGCCGAGATCTCGCGAAGCCTCAAGATCATGGCCAAGGAACTGAATGTGCCGGTCGTCTGTCTGTCGCAGCTCTCGCGTGCGAGCGAGCAGCGCGCGGATAAACGGCCGATGCTGTCCGACCTGCGTGAATCCGGCGCAATCGAGCAGGACGCCGATATTGTTATGTTTATTTACCGCGACGATTACTACGACGACGAGAGCGAAATGAAAAACATCGCCGAAATCCTTTTGGCAAAAAACCGGCACGGCGCGACCACCACGATCGAGCTGCAATGGGTGGGCCAGTATACGACCTTCTCCAACCCCGACCGTGTGCACGAGGCGTAG
- a CDS encoding chromate transporter: MNPYLDLFLTFARVGVCTFGGGYAMLPLLQREVVERRAWATDTELMDYYAIGQCTPGVIAVNTATFIGYKQRGVWGAICATAGMVFPSLVIITAIAAFIAQFSHLAAVQHAFAGVRLAVCALVLRSVYQMAKNGVIDLTTGILLVVTFAAVAFLGLSPVLMIVLSGVIGVIAGLIRRRRQ; encoded by the coding sequence TTGAACCCCTATCTCGATCTGTTCCTTACCTTTGCGCGCGTCGGCGTGTGCACGTTTGGCGGCGGCTACGCCATGCTGCCGCTGCTGCAGCGCGAAGTCGTTGAGCGGCGCGCTTGGGCGACCGATACCGAATTGATGGATTATTACGCGATCGGTCAATGCACGCCGGGCGTGATCGCGGTGAATACCGCTACCTTTATCGGCTATAAGCAGCGCGGCGTTTGGGGCGCGATCTGCGCCACAGCCGGCATGGTTTTTCCATCCCTCGTGATCATCACGGCCATCGCGGCCTTTATCGCACAGTTTTCCCACCTTGCAGCCGTGCAGCATGCCTTTGCGGGCGTGCGGCTGGCGGTATGCGCGCTCGTGCTCCGCTCGGTCTACCAGATGGCGAAAAACGGCGTGATCGATCTCACCACCGGCATTTTGCTTGTTGTCACTTTTGCCGCGGTCGCATTTTTGGGGCTGTCTCCGGTGTTGATGATCGTGCTTTCCGGGGTGATCGGCGTGATCGCCGGTCTGATCAGGAGGCGGCGCCAATGA
- a CDS encoding N-acetylmuramoyl-L-alanine amidase: MHFKRFAALLCAFFFLLPAQALAANAAIDPELGTPAVQQKTPEKAASVAPKVVPSTHKVKVNGKAVQPQAYNVDGYNYFKLRDIAYLLSGSTATFDVKWDSKAQAINMISNSKYSAVGGEMAVSSSGKLSVSASSSKILLDGQKVAVSGYNINGNNYFKIADLASEIGFTALYESASKTVLIQTPEPEPEPTPDPEPDPEPTPKPEPEPEPEPEPRTSQLDGKITVIIDAGHGGSDPGAKNEELGMDEKHINLYVAQYLQEYLEDEGVTVIMVRDSLEEGSSLSLRGDLMEEYVDSVDLFFGLHHNAANTQARGAQVLAQIADENGGPTKLLAEELAYEYEKLGLTIRPTWFRVGSNGDYYYTNRIAAKLQIPAVISEFCFIDNAEDAKFIDSEEDWQAEARAQCTAIMSYFSQVEY; the protein is encoded by the coding sequence ATGCATTTCAAACGCTTTGCGGCGCTTTTATGCGCTTTTTTCTTTTTACTGCCCGCTCAGGCTTTGGCGGCGAACGCCGCGATCGATCCGGAGCTGGGAACGCCCGCGGTACAGCAAAAAACGCCTGAAAAGGCGGCTTCGGTTGCGCCCAAGGTCGTGCCTTCCACGCACAAGGTGAAGGTAAACGGCAAGGCGGTGCAGCCGCAGGCATATAATGTGGATGGGTACAATTATTTTAAACTGCGCGATATCGCCTATTTGCTCAGCGGTTCCACCGCCACGTTCGACGTTAAATGGGATAGCAAGGCGCAGGCGATTAATATGATCAGCAATTCCAAATATTCCGCCGTGGGCGGGGAAATGGCGGTCTCCTCTTCCGGTAAATTGAGCGTTTCCGCCTCGTCCTCCAAGATACTGCTGGACGGGCAGAAGGTAGCGGTTAGCGGTTACAACATCAATGGCAATAACTACTTTAAGATTGCGGATCTGGCAAGCGAGATCGGCTTCACCGCGCTGTATGAAAGCGCGAGCAAGACCGTGCTGATCCAAACCCCGGAGCCCGAACCCGAGCCCACGCCCGATCCGGAGCCTGATCCCGAACCCACCCCGAAGCCCGAACCTGAGCCGGAACCCGAGCCGGAGCCGCGTACCTCACAGCTCGACGGCAAAATCACCGTAATCATCGACGCGGGCCATGGCGGCAGCGACCCCGGCGCAAAGAACGAAGAGCTGGGGATGGATGAAAAGCATATTAACCTTTATGTCGCGCAGTACTTACAGGAATACCTCGAAGACGAGGGCGTAACGGTCATTATGGTGCGCGATTCGCTGGAAGAAGGCTCCTCGCTGTCGCTGCGCGGCGATTTGATGGAGGAATATGTCGATTCGGTTGATCTTTTCTTCGGGCTGCACCATAACGCGGCCAATACACAGGCGCGCGGCGCGCAGGTGCTCGCGCAGATCGCGGATGAGAACGGCGGGCCGACCAAGCTGCTCGCGGAAGAGCTTGCCTACGAATATGAAAAGCTGGGGCTGACCATTCGCCCGACTTGGTTCCGCGTCGGCTCGAACGGCGATTACTACTACACCAACCGCATCGCGGCAAAACTGCAGATTCCCGCGGTGATCAGTGAGTTCTGCTTCATCGACAACGCGGAGGACGCGAAGTTTATCGACAGCGAAGAGGACTGGCAAGCGGAAGCGCGCGCGCAGTGCACGGCGATTATGAGCTATTTCTCGCAGGTAGAGTATTAA
- a CDS encoding chromate transporter yields the protein MIYLQLFWEFFKTGLFAVGGGLATLPFLQQIAARYPWFTPDDLLNMIAVSESTPGPIGVNTATYAGFHAAGLPGALTATFALVLPSVVIIMLVSRALQRFRDSALVQDVFYGLRPASAGLILGAIWGVFLSALFHIERFAGLSSLPSVINLPSLLFFALMLLAVCKLPRLHPILFILCGAVCGVVFQF from the coding sequence ATGATCTATTTACAGCTGTTTTGGGAATTTTTCAAGACCGGCCTGTTCGCGGTAGGCGGCGGTCTGGCAACGCTGCCCTTTTTGCAGCAGATCGCCGCGCGCTATCCATGGTTCACGCCGGACGATCTGCTCAATATGATCGCCGTTTCGGAATCAACGCCCGGGCCGATCGGCGTCAACACCGCCACCTACGCGGGTTTCCACGCCGCGGGCCTGCCCGGCGCGCTGACGGCCACGTTTGCGCTGGTGCTGCCCTCGGTCGTGATCATCATGCTGGTATCCCGCGCGCTGCAGCGGTTTCGCGATAGCGCGCTGGTGCAGGATGTGTTCTACGGCCTGCGGCCCGCGTCCGCCGGGCTCATCCTCGGGGCGATCTGGGGCGTGTTCCTATCCGCGCTGTTCCACATTGAACGTTTTGCGGGACTGTCCTCGCTGCCCAGCGTGATCAATCTGCCCTCGCTTTTGTTTTTCGCGCTCATGCTGCTGGCCGTGTGTAAGCTTCCCCGCCTGCATCCCATTCTGTTCATTCTCTGCGGCGCGGTCTGCGGCGTTGTATTTCAATTTTAA
- the rplI gene encoding 50S ribosomal protein L9, with translation MKVILKADVKGKGKAGDLIEVSEGYGRNFLMPRGLAEPATADNLNVKRAQDEAHARRVAQEQQAAREAAEKLKISPVKVPAKGGAGGRLFGAVTAKEIAEELKKQYGVNVPKNKIVLEEPIKTFGVHRIKAKLYAEIAGEILVQVVEA, from the coding sequence ATGAAAGTCATTTTAAAAGCGGATGTTAAGGGCAAGGGCAAAGCGGGCGACCTGATCGAGGTCAGCGAGGGCTACGGACGCAACTTCCTGATGCCCCGCGGGCTGGCCGAGCCGGCTACGGCGGATAACCTGAACGTCAAGCGCGCGCAGGACGAAGCGCACGCGCGCCGTGTGGCGCAGGAGCAGCAGGCCGCGCGCGAAGCGGCGGAAAAGCTGAAAATCAGCCCCGTCAAGGTTCCGGCCAAGGGCGGCGCGGGCGGCCGTCTGTTCGGCGCCGTCACAGCCAAGGAGATCGCCGAGGAGCTGAAGAAGCAGTACGGCGTCAATGTGCCCAAGAACAAGATCGTGCTCGAGGAGCCGATCAAGACCTTCGGCGTGCACCGCATCAAGGCAAAGCTCTACGCCGAGATCGCGGGCGAGATCCTCGTGCAGGTTGTTGAGGCGTAA
- a CDS encoding VOC family protein gives MQFRFAHNNLNVLDLDRSLAFYKNALGLTEARRKEAADGSFIIVFLSDGGLTPHQLELTWLKDRKEPYNLGENEFHLAFRVDDYEAAHQKHAEMGCICFENPTMGIYFISDPDGYWLEIIPTK, from the coding sequence ATGCAATTCCGTTTTGCCCACAATAATCTGAACGTACTGGACTTGGACAGATCGCTCGCCTTTTATAAGAACGCGCTCGGCCTTACCGAGGCGCGGCGTAAAGAGGCGGCGGACGGCAGCTTTATCATCGTATTTCTGTCCGATGGCGGGCTGACCCCCCATCAGTTGGAGCTGACTTGGCTGAAGGACCGCAAGGAGCCCTATAACCTTGGCGAAAACGAGTTCCACCTTGCTTTCCGCGTGGACGATTACGAGGCCGCGCACCAGAAACATGCCGAGATGGGCTGCATCTGCTTTGAAAACCCGACCATGGGCATTTACTTCATTTCGGACCCGGACGGCTACTGGCTGGAGATCATCCCCACAAAGTAA